In Natator depressus isolate rNatDep1 chromosome 9, rNatDep2.hap1, whole genome shotgun sequence, a single genomic region encodes these proteins:
- the LOC141993332 gene encoding LOW QUALITY PROTEIN: programmed cell death protein 1-like (The sequence of the model RefSeq protein was modified relative to this genomic sequence to represent the inferred CDS: substituted 1 base at 1 genomic stop codon), translating to MLVLVVGICAVLLTCRPVLLLSQLETVTFSPEKLSLPVGDTASFFCNITTANFPQFDYSLNWYKKINSTYTQKIAEFNGNANKFPKEKFTLINHTSSVEIRILHLTENDSGKYYCGLIAFSSPSKVVESNVSQLIVTEGEPTTIPNVTEDNQVGDFKVPVIIGVSIAGAMLLGPITYVLFITTRRTGGQQKPHRENALLKKEQVTTYTVDYGVLEFQQEEHTEAPVESYPPDNTEYAVIVFPEEKPVTPERGKKTKHQRTCQIXAQPC from the exons ATGCTTGTTCTCGTGGTCGGCATCTGTGCAGTGCTGCTGACCTGCAggccagtgctgctgctctcccagcttg AAACAGTGACGTTTTCCCCGGAGAAGCTATCCTTGCCTGTGGGCGACACAGCCAGCTTCTTCTGCAATATTACCACGGCGAACTTCCCTCAGTTTGATTATAGTTTAAACTGGTACAAAAAGATCAATTCCACGTACACACAAAAAATTGCCGAGTTTAATGGGAATGCAAATAAATTCCCGAAGGAGAAATTCACCCTTATCAACCATACCTCGTCTGTTGAGATAAGGATTCTGCACCTAACTGAGAATGACAGTGGCAAGTACTACTGCGGGCTGATCGCTTTCTCCTCGCCCAGTAAAGTGGTGGAAAGCAACGTGTCCCAGCTCATAGTTACAG AAGGAGAGCCCACCACCATTCCCAACGTGACCGAGGACAACCAGGTGGGCGACTTTAAAGTGCCAGTCATCATTGGCGTGAGCATCGCTGGGGCCATGCTGCTGGGGCCGATCACCTATGTGCTCTTCATCACCACGCGCCGGACGGGAG GGCAGCAGAAACCACATCGTGAAAACGCACTCTTG AAGAAAGAACAGGTGACGACCTACACAGTGGATTATGGCGTGTTGGAATTCCAGCAGGAGGAGCACACAGAGGCTCCGGTGGAGAGTTACCCACCCGACAACACAGAATATGCCGTCATCGTGTTCCCTGAAGAGAAGCCTGTCACCCCGGAAAGGGGGAAGAAAACGAAACACCAGAGGACCTGTCAAATCTGAGCCCAGCCCTGCTGA